In the genome of Populus trichocarpa isolate Nisqually-1 chromosome 6, P.trichocarpa_v4.1, whole genome shotgun sequence, one region contains:
- the LOC18100263 gene encoding probable pectinesterase/pectinesterase inhibitor 12 has translation MAFSILKLLLLLISSVFFTSTWALNTSSTTSLDAHLSTIRTFCNSRPYPDACFNSLKLSISINISPNIINLLLQTLQTAISEAGKLTNLFSIAGGSNIIERQRGTIQDCLELHQITVSSLQRSVSRVRAGDSRKLVDARAYLSAAVTNKNTCLEGLDSASGPLKPALLNSLTSTYQHVTNSLSMLPKSKHSKQGYKNRRLLGFPKWMSKKDRRILQSDEDEYDPSEELIVAADGTGNFSTITDAINFAPNNSYDRIIIRVREGVYAENVEIPIYKTNIVLLGDGTDVTFITGNRSVVDGWTTFRSATLAVSGDGFLALDITIDNTAGPEKHQAVALRVSADLVALYRCSINGYQDTLYVHSFRQFYRECDISGTIDYLFGNAAVVFQACNIISRKPLPNQFTVITAQSKETPDEYTGISIQNCSILATEDLYSNSNTVKSYLGRPWKVYSTTVVLESYIDDFINPEGWSKWSNDDDQGLDTLYYGEYENYGPGSGTENRVTWAGYHVMDDIDAYNFTVSYFITGDEWLDSTSIPYYDGIQS, from the exons ATGGCTTTCTCCATTCTAAAGCTTCTTCTCCTGCTCATTTCTTCTGTCTTCTTCACTTCTACATGGGCTCTCAACACATCTTCTACAACTTCTCTAGACGCCCATCTCTCTACAATAAGAACTTTTTGCAATAGCAGACCATATCCAGATGCCTGCTTTAACTCGTTAAAACTTTCCATCTCAATAAACATCAGTCCAAACATCATCAACTTGCTCCTCCAAACCCTCCAAACTGCGATATCTGAGGCCGGAAAACTAACCAATCTATTCTCAATTGCTGGTGGTTCAAACATCATTGAAAGACAAAGAGGAACAATCCAAGATTGCTTAGAACTACATCAAATCACGGTCTCATCTTTACAAAGATCAGTTTCAAGAGTCCGTGCAGGTGATTCTCGTAAACTAGTTGATGCAAGGGCCTATCTTAGTGCAGCAGTCACCAACAAGAACACTTGCTTAGAAGGCCTAGATTCTGCTTCTGGTCCTTTGAAGCCTGCTTTATTGAATAGCTTGACTAGTACATATCAGCATGTTACCAACTCTCTTTCAATGCTTCCTAAGTCAAAACACAGCAAGCAGGGTTACAAAAACCGTCGCCTTTTAGGATTTCCAAAATGGATGTCAAAGAAAGATCGCCGGATTTTGCAAAGTGATGAAGATGAATATGACCCTAGTGAAGAGCTTATAGTAGCTGCTGATGGCACTGGAAATTTTAGTACCATCACTGATGCCATAAACTTTGCTCCAAATAATAGTTATGATAGAATAATTATTCGAGTTAGAGAAGGAGTATATGCGGAGAATGTGGAAATTCCAATCTACAAAACCAACATTGTTTTGCTTGGAGATGGAACTGACGTCACTTTCATTACTGGTAACAGAAGTGTAGTTGATGGTTGGACTACTTTCAGATCTGCAACTCTTG CGGTATCTGGTGATGGTTTTCTGGCACTGGACATAACCATTGACAACACAGCTGGACCAGAGAAGCACCAGGCAGTTGCCCTTCGAGTAAGTGCAGACCTAGTAGCACTCTACAGGTGCTCCATTAATGGCTACCAGGATACATTATATGTGCACTCATTTCGACAATTTTATCGAGAGTGTGACATATCCGGGACCATAGATTACCTATTCGGCAATGCTGCAGTAGTCTTCCAGGCATGTAATATTATATCCAGAAAGCCACTGCCTAACCAATTCACAGTCATTACTGCCCAGTCTAAAGAAACCCCAGATGAGTATACAGGAATCTCGATACAAAATTGTTCAATTTTGGCTACAGAAGATTTGTACTCCAACTCAAACACTGTTAAGAGCTACCTCGGGAGGCCATGGAAAGTTTATTCAACGACGGTTGTTCTTGAGTCCTACATTGATGATTTCATTAATCCAGAAGGTTGGAGCAAGTGGTCTAATGATGATGATCAAGGATTAGACACTTTGTATTATGGAGAGTACGAAAATTATGGGCCTGGTTCTGGGACCGAAAACCGGGTTACATGGGCAGGGTACCATGTGATGGATGATATTGATGCTTATAACTTTACAGTATCATATTTCATAACTGGTGATGAATGGCTGGATTCCACTTCAATTCCTTATTATGATGGGATTCAAAGCTAG
- the LOC18100264 gene encoding putative pectinesterase/pectinesterase inhibitor 45, producing the protein MVFQDFDQLSERRKLERQQKLRKKIIIGSVSSIAFFVIVGAGVFALVSNHNISSPGSNGGSPSTVSQPVESAKPTSHVARVIKTVCNATTYQDTCQNTLEKGMRKDPSSVQPKDLLKIAIKAADKEIEKVLKKASSFKFDKPREKAAFDDCLELIEDAKEELKHCIDRVGNDIGKLTKNAPDLNNWLSAVMSYQQTCIDGFPEGKLKSDMEKTFKAARELTSNSLAMVSSLASFLKNFSFSGTLNRRLLAEEYNSPSLDKDGLPGWTSHEDRRILKGANQDKPKPHVTVAKDGSGDFKTISEALAAMPAKYEGRYVIFVKQGIYDETVTVTKKMVNITMYGDGSQKTIVTGNKNFADGVQTFRTATFAVLGEGFLCKAMGFRNTAGPEKHQAVAIRVQADRAIFLNCRFEGYQDTLYAQTHRQFYRSCVITGTVDFIFGDAAAIFQNCLITVRKPLENQQNIVTAQGRIDGHETTGIVLQNCRIEPDKGLVPVKTKIRSYLGRPWKEFSRTVIMDSTIGDFIHPDGWLPWQGDFGLKTLYYAEYNNKGIGAQTNARIKWRGYHIIKKEEAMKFTVETFYQVDWISATGSPVRLGL; encoded by the exons ATGGTTTTCCAAGATTTTGATCAACTATCAGAGCGAAGAAAATTAGAAAGGCAGCAAAAACTCAGAAAGAAAATTATCATTGGTTCGGTTTCAAGCATTGCCTTCTTTGTTATAGTTGGTGCTGGAGTTTTTGCCCTTGTTTCTAATCACAATATTAGCAGCCCAGGAAGCAATGGAGGATCACCATCAACTGTATCTCAGCCTGTAGAATCCGCAAAACCGACTTCGCATGTTGCAAGGGTTATCAAGACTGTATGTAATGCTACCACTTATCAGGATACATGCCAAAACACCCTCGAGAAGGGGATGAGAAAGGACCCTTCTTCAGTTCAACCCAAGGATCTTCTCAAGATAGCAATCAAAGCAGCCGATAAAGAGATAGAGAAGGTTCTAAAGAAAGCCTCCTCGTTCAAATTCGACAAGCCACGGGAGAAAGCGGCATTTGATGATTGTCTAGAACTCATTGAGGATGCAAAAGAAGAATTGAAACACTGTATTGACCGTGTTGGTAATGATATAGGAAAGCTGACTAAAAATGCCCCGGACTTGAACAATTGGCTGAGTGCGGTCATGTCTTACCAACAAACTTGCATTGATGGATTCCCCGAAGGGAAATTGAAATCTGACATGGAAAAGACCTTTAAGGCAGCCAGAGAGCTTACCAGCAATTCCCTTGCAATGGTCTCATCATTAGCTTCATTCCTGAAAAACTTCTCCTTTTCCGGAACACTTAACCGTCGCCTTCTGGCTGAGGAATACAATTCACCCTCATTGGACAAGGATGGCCTTCCTGGATGGACGAGTCATGAGGATCGGAGGATCTTGAAGGGTGCTAATCAAGACAAGCCAAAACCACATGTTACTGTGGCAAAAGATGGTAGTGGAGACTTCAAAACTATTTCCGAAGCATTGGCAGCCATGCCAGCAAAATACGAAGGACG GTATGTTATCTTTGTTAAACAAGGAATTTACGATGAGACCGTGACCGTGACGAAGAAGATGGTAAATATCACCATGTATGGTGATGGATCACAAAAGACCATTGTTACAGGGAACAAAAATTTTGCTGATGGAGTTCAGACTTTCAGAACTGCAACTTTTG CGGTGTTAGGAGAAGGATTTTTGTGCAAAGCTATGGGATTCAGAAACACAGCAGGTCCAGAGAAACATCAGGCCGTGGCCATCAGAGTCCAAGCTGATCGTGCAATATTCCTCAACTGTCGTTTTGAAGGATACCAAGATACCTTGTATGCACAAACTCACCGCCAATTCTACAGAAGCTGTGTCATTACCGGCACTGTTGATTTCATCTTTGGGGATGCAGCTGCTATCTTCCAGAACTGCCTTATTACTGTCAGGAAACCATTggaaaaccaacaaaatattgttACAGCCCAGGGTAGGATCGATGGACATGAAACTACAGGAATTGTTCTTCAAAATTGTCGCATCGAGCCAGACAAGGGTTTGGTTCCTGTGAAGACCAAGATCAGGAGTTACCTTGGAAGGCCTTGGAAGGAATTTTCAAGAACTGTTATAATGGATTCAACAATTGGTGATTTTATTCACCCTGATGGATGGCTACCATGGCAGGGAGACTTTGGGCTCAAAACTCTTTATTATGCAGAGTACAACAATAAAGGAATTGGTGCCCAAACAAATGCTAGGATCAAGTGGCGTGGCTATCATATCATTAAGAAAGAAGAGGCCATGAAATTTACCGTTGAGACTTTCTATCAAGTGGATTGGATTAGTGCTACTGGCTCCCCTGTTCGCCTTGGCTTGTAA
- the LOC18100265 gene encoding pectinesterase 3 has product MDPSHSFTSHSKVDEQAEQAFRRKARKRLIVIVVSAVVLVTIIICALVGTSVSADNKSNGKNPSSQTSEAQYIRAMCNATRYPDSCYSSMSSSLKASSNDTNPNPDPKTLFLLSLQVSLIELTKLSSLPQWIMSSNSFKNETSDSLVQSALHACEILFLDAIDQVNESMSSIQVGQGDKTVFLTSKINDIRTRLSTAITDQDTCIAGLQDTAKHLILTDGVRYAMTNSTEFTSNSLAIASNLVKILDDQLGIPIHRKLLTVDHDLDMGFPSWVNKSDRRLLQQENPEPNLTVAKDGSGAFKTIREAVDSIPKNSKSRFVIYVKEGIYVENVKIEKQQWNFMMYGDGMNKTIISGSLNNVDGVTTFLSGTLIAEGRGFIAKDMGFKNTAGPQKEQAVAVRSSSDQSIFHRCSFDAYQDTLYTHSNRQFYRECRIIGTIDFIFGNAAAIFQNCTIQPRQPMEKQNNTITAQSRTDPNQNTGISIQQCQMTPFDNLTVPTFLGRPWRDHATTVIMESYIGDFLDPLGWIPWEPETDPPNTTFYAEYQNFGPGSAIDKRAGWLGVLPNITSDEAAKFTVEPFIQGRQWLVQANVFFQDTL; this is encoded by the exons atggaTCCAAGTCACAGTTTCACTAGCCATAGCAAAGTAGACGAGCAAGCAGAGCAAGCATTTCGCAGGAAGGCCCGGAAACGTCTCATAGTCATTGTTGTCTCTGCCGTGGTTTTGGTAACAATCATCATTTGTGCATTAGTAGGTACTTCTGTATCAGCGGACAATAAATCCAATGGCAAAAATCCTTCATCTCAAACTAGCGAAGCTCAGTACATCAGAGCCATGTGTAATGCGACAAGGTACCCTGATTCATGCTATTCAAGCATGTCTTCATCTCTTAAAGCCTCCTCTAATGATACCAATCCAAACCCAGATCCTAAAACGTTATTCTTGTTGTCTCTCCAAGTTTCACTCATTGAGCTCACAAAACTTTCTTCCTTGCCTCAATGGATCATGTCCTCAAATAGTTTTAAGAATGAGACCAGTGATTCCCTTGTACAATCTGCATTGCATGCTTGTGAGATTCTCTTTCTGGACGCCATTGATCAGGTCAATGAATCCATGTCATCCATACAAGTTGGCCAAGGAGACAAGACCGTGTTCTTGACCTCTAAAATCAACGACATCAGAACTCGGCTAAGCACAGCAATCACGGATCAAGATACATGCATTGCTGGGCTGCAAGACACCGCCAAGCACTTGATCTTAACCGATGGGGTGAGATATGCTATGACCAATTCCACTGAGTTCACTAGCAACAGCTTGGCAATTGCGTCTAATTTAGTGAAAATACTTGATGATCAATTAGGCATCCCAATTCATCGCAAACTCTTAACAGTTGATCATGACCTTGACATGGGCTTCCCTTCGTGGGTCAACAAAAGTGACAGGAGATTGCTACAGCAGGAAAATCCTGAACCGAATCTAACAGTAGCGAAGGATGGTAGTGGGGCTTTCAAGACTATAAGAGAGGCAGTGGATTCCATCCCCAAGAATAGCAAATCAAGATTTGTCATATACGTAAAGGAGGGTATTTACGTAGAGAATGTGAAGATAGAAAAGCAACAGTGGAATTTCATGATGTATGGTGATGGAATGAACAAGACCATAATCTCTGGCAGCTTAAATAATGTCGATGGCGTTACCACATTCTTATCTGGTACCTTAA TTGCTGAGGGGAGGGGATTCATTGCAAAAGACATGGGCTTCAAGAACACAGCAGGACCGCAGAAAGAACAAGCAGTAGCCGTACGCTCATCATCAGACCAGTCAATCTTTCATCGCTGCTCCTTCGATGCATATCAAGACACTCTCTACACGCATTCCAATCGTCAATTCTACCGAGAGTGCCGGATTATAGGCACCATTGATTTCATTTTCGGCAATGCAGCTGCAATCTTCCAAAACTGTACCATACAGCCAAGGCAGCCCATGGAAAAGCAAAACAACACCATCACTGCCCAAAGTAGGACTGACCCAAATCAAAATACTGGCATCTCCATCCAACAATGTCAGATGACCCCGTTTGACAATCTGACGGTTCCCACATTTCTTGGCAGGCCTTGGAGGGATCATGCAACTACCGTAATCATGGAATCATACATTGGAGATTTCCTGGACCCCTTAGGATGGATCCCTTGGGAGCCAGAAACGGACCCACCCAACACTACATTTTATGCTGAGTATCAAAATTTTGGGCCTGGGTCAGCGATAGATAAAAGAGCAGGATGGCTTGGTGTTCTGCCCAATATTACATCCGATGAGGCAGCAAAATTTACAGTGGAGCCCTTCATTCAAGGAAGGCAGTGGTTGGTGCAagcaaatgtgttttttcaagACACATTGTGA